The sequence below is a genomic window from Bacteroidales bacterium MB20-C3-3.
CTCCACCTTCATCTCCTTTGGCATCTTCTCAATGGCGTACCTAAGTGCAGTACGGGGCATTACTGCTCTTTTGGAGATAACATATTCAAATACCTTATTCCGATTATCCAGATTGCTTTCGCTGGCGGCCTTAAGCATCCAGCCGTACCCCTTCTGAACCAGATCGTCCTTGTCAAGGAGGAGAATGTCGGCAATTTCAAATACCTCCTTCAGAAAGAGCCCCCTTCTTGCCGGAATAATAAGTGTCACTGCCGAAGCCCTCTTTGTCCACCGGTTTTCTGATGTAGCCCACCTCTTTAACTCGCCGATGTAATCGGGATACATCATAATAAAGTTGCCGATGGTGTGGTTGCAAAGGGTATCACAGTCCGCCCAGTTGGTAAGATAGTTGTTTACCCAATGCTCAAATATTTTGAAGTCCGCAGGCTCATACTGTTTCTCAAGCGACTCGGCCAGTTTACAGGCAATTATCGCCTCCTCAAAATAGCCCGACCTCCATAGTTCGTCACAAATTTCAAATATCTCCCGCTTTGGCATCAATTTAACCTCTTTGGAGAAATCCTTCGCTATCTGTATCGCCAACTTAGTTGGAACGCCATAAAGCATAGCCTCTTCCCCCTTCTTGAAGAAACGGCCGGACGATTTACGAACTTCTGGATCTGCATTGCTTTGCAGCAACGATCTGAGGGAGGAGAGGAGGGTGGTCATGGTAGTGAGGTATTTATTCTTTCGTAAATTTA
It includes:
- a CDS encoding DNA alkylation repair protein encodes the protein MKRQWYYFKAVLKLNLRKNKYLTTMTTLLSSLRSLLQSNADPEVRKSSGRFFKKGEEAMLYGVPTKLAIQIAKDFSKEVKLMPKREIFEICDELWRSGYFEEAIIACKLAESLEKQYEPADFKIFEHWVNNYLTNWADCDTLCNHTIGNFIMMYPDYIGELKRWATSENRWTKRASAVTLIIPARRGLFLKEVFEIADILLLDKDDLVQKGYGWMLKAASESNLDNRNKVFEYVISKRAVMPRTALRYAIEKMPKEMKVEAMKKV